The DNA sequence TGGTCCAGGAAGACCAGACCACGATCCTTCGACTGCTGACCGAGCGCCGAGACGACCTGGTCCACGAGCGCACCCGCGTCCTCAACCGCCTCCACGCCGTCCTGCGCGACCTCCTGCCCGGCGGAGCCCCCACCGGCTTGTCGGCCGACAAGGCTGCCGCTTTTATGAAGGGCATCCGGCCGGTCACAGCCACCGACAACTGCCGCCGGGACATAGCCCGTGACCTGCTGGCCGACCTGCGCCGACTGGACCGGCAGGTCAAAGACAACGAGGCCGAGATGCGTGAGGCCGTCGCGGCAACCCGCACCACGCTGACTACCCTGCCGGGCCTGGGCACCGTGCTGGCCGCGAAGGTCCTCGGCCACATCGGGGACGTCAGCCGATTCCGCACCGAGCACCACTTCGCCAGCTACACCGGCAGTGCACCCTTGGATACCTCCAGCGGCAACAACGTCCGCCACCGGCTCAACACCGGCGGCAACCGCGCACTGAACTCGGTCCTGCACACCATCGCCGTCTGCCAGATCCGCGACGGCGGGCGCGGCCAGGACTACTACCTCCGCAAGATCAGCGAGGGGAAAACGCCTTCAGAGGCCCGCAGGGCTCTCAAGCGAAGGCTGTCCAACGTGGTCTACCGGATCATGAAACGAGACCAGCGAAACCGCCTCGCTCAGGCCGCTTGACACACAGAGGCGCTATCAGGTCATGTTCCGCCCGGCCGGAGCCATGAGAACAGGTTCCGGCAGCCGGACAGAACACCTTGAAGACAGCCCAGCAGGGCGTCAGTCAGTGGCAGAGCCACGACCACCGGAACCTGAGTATCAGCA is a window from the Streptomyces zhihengii genome containing:
- a CDS encoding IS110 family transposase, translated to MILIGVDPHKSSHTAVAVDAAGHQVAQRRFVVNAGTFRQLMRWCEQWPERRFAVEGAGGLGRSLAQQLAAAGENVVDVPSTLSARARLLATGGDRKTDAKDALHVAQVALFRHDLRPVVQEDQTTILRLLTERRDDLVHERTRVLNRLHAVLRDLLPGGAPTGLSADKAAAFMKGIRPVTATDNCRRDIARDLLADLRRLDRQVKDNEAEMREAVAATRTTLTTLPGLGTVLAAKVLGHIGDVSRFRTEHHFASYTGSAPLDTSSGNNVRHRLNTGGNRALNSVLHTIAVCQIRDGGRGQDYYLRKISEGKTPSEARRALKRRLSNVVYRIMKRDQRNRLAQAA